A single region of the Sorghum bicolor cultivar BTx623 chromosome 9, Sorghum_bicolor_NCBIv3, whole genome shotgun sequence genome encodes:
- the LOC110430403 gene encoding uncharacterized protein LOC110430403, whose product MVGGMRNVRSRYARPREEPQEQPEGSGSRSRSRSRRTSSRRTRSVSSLQGETPAVQQQETPTWEQEEQEETATGAHEEQEEDEDEDDGAPPDIWQRGPNQLPNRPIFIDHRPLIRPRGQKSFKVLVAGVAHQRHPSTILGGLCRLHFPGVVTLAGAPEPAWTFQHYGGAPDTTDVLGRNFGNKALRVIKEMWDFFRVEPEYEEEANHIFGTKCVKSIKDMYYEARIQAIINYKAQYEHVKIHKDVARDTTLTKEQFMLVPPCWVEGKGMCWEMMVDWWCSQEWRDQHDAARVRRRKMPGPSHHQGSLTLEEYKERYVSMRIY is encoded by the exons ATGGTGGGCGGCATGAGGAACGTTAGGTCGCGGTACGCCCGACCGAGGGAGGAGCCTCAGGAGCAGCCTGAGGGGTCGGGGAGCAGGTCTAGGAGCCGGTCGAGGCGGACCTCGAGCAGGAGGACCAGGAGCGTTAGCAGTCTTCAGGGGGAGACACCCGCAGTGCAGCAGCAGGAGACGCCCACCTGGgagcaggaggagcaggaggagacggCCACCGGGGCgcacgaggagcaggaggaggacgaggacgaggacgatggGGCCCCGCCAGATATTTGGCAACGAGGTCCCAATCAGCTTCCCAATCGACCGATATTCATCGACCATCGCCCATTGATTCGGCCACGAGGGCAAAA GTCCTTTAAGGTACTAGTAGCGGGAGTTGCTCACCAACGACACCCCAGTACCATCCTTGGTGGCTTGTGCAGGTTGCACTTCCCTGGCGTGGTCACTCTTGCGGGGGCTCCGGAGCCGGCGTGGACATTTCAGCACTACGGAGGCGCACCGGATACCACAGATGTACTTGGCAGGAACTTTGGCAACAAGGCCTTGAGGGTGATCAAGGAGATGTGG GATTTCTTTAGAGTGGAGCCCGAATATGAGGAAGAAGCCAATCACATTTTTGGAACAAAATGTGTCAAGAGCATCAAGGACATGTACTACGAGGCGCGCATCCaggcaatcataaattacaaggCCCAGTACGAGCACGTGAAGATACACAAAGATGTTGCAAGGGACACTACACTGACCAAGGAACAGTTCATGCTT GTGCCACCATGTTGGGTGGAGGGCAAAGGGATGTGCTGGGAAATGATGGTGGACTGGTGGTGCAGCCAGGAATGGCGGGACCAGCACGACGCTGCCCGCGTGCGACGTAGAAAGATGCCAGGTCCATCACACCATCAAGGGAGCCTTACCCTCGAGGAATACAAAGAAAGATATGTAAGTATGAGGATTTATTGA
- the LOC8066638 gene encoding transcriptional regulator SUPERMAN, with product MESGSNMESKAASAGYEAMTSPMLEPVAAAAGGATAREDDEVAPPAPGSGEAPPLAPAASPKPYYECVFCKRGFTTAQALGGHMNIHRRDRAKPTRDSPTSSGITTVSRNVECYNKYRHLLAPSSYPPAVQPIPIPIGAGSSFGMYYTSSVAAAGARLDAEGGNPNSVSPRELSLFDEASRDQDLHLGLGRLQGHIVVVGEGSGAAAEGSSERQESGEPERELDLELRLGRCPSRH from the coding sequence ATGGAGAGTGGCAGCAACATGGAATCCAAGGCGGCGTCAGCCGGCTACGAGGCCATGACCTCACCGATGCTGGAGCCGGTGGCGGCAGCAGCAGGCGGGGCCACTGCACGAGAGGACGACGAGGTGGCGCCGCCGGCACCGGGGTCTGGAGAGGCGCCGCCGCTGGCACCAGCTGCCAGCCCGAAGCCGTACTACGAGTGTGTCTTCTGCAAGCGTGGGTTCACCACGGCGCAGGCGCTCGGCGGCCACATGAACATCCACCGCCGTGACCGCGCGAAGCCGACCCGCGACTCGCCAACCTCGTCCGGCATAACAACGGTGTCCCGGAACGTCGAGTGCTATAACAAGTACCGCCACTTGTTGGCGCCGTCGTCGTATCCCCCAGCAGTACAGCCGATTCCGATCCCGATCGGTGCCGGCAGCAGCTTCGGCATGTACTACACGAGTTCGGTGGCGGCGGCAGGGGCTAGGCTGGACGCGGAGGGTGGGAACCCTAACAGCGTCAGCCCCAGGGAGCTCAGCCTGTTCGACGAGGCCAGCCGTGATCAAGACTTACACCTGGGCCTCGGGCGCCTGCAGGGGcacatcgtcgtcgtcggcgaagGATCAGGCGCGGCGGCCGAGGGGTCGTCAGAGCGGCAGGAGTCGGGTGAGCCGGAAAGGGAGCTGGACTTGGAGCTCAGGCTTGGGCGTTGTCCCAGCAGGCATTGA